The window CACATGATATCTAATTGGAAAGCAATATGAAGCCAAATGTGCTGTGTCACGTATTAAAGGAGATGATGACGACTGAGCAGCTTCAATTAGTTTAGGAGCCCCTGCAGGAAACTTATGCTTCTGCTAAAGCAGATGGCATATGCAGCTGTATCCCGTGGAGTTAATTGATCAAAGCAGTGGCACCCAACAAGCCATTTCTAATATAACTTCGTTGGTTGAGCTGCTTGGATATACATTTAATgtgagaagaagagagaggggggggggggggggtggcacAGGGAGCGAGTCAGGATCCCATGACGCCCACAGCTTCACAATGACATCACCAGGTCTAAAAAGAAGCTCAAGAGGGAGATGGGAGGCACCCCACTTATTAGATTTCGTCGTAAGGTCCTGTTCACAAGTGAGGGTGCTGCTGCGGCGCCTCTGTGAAGGAGCCTGTGATGTGCGCAAGAGGAGCGGCTGTATCTTGGCATCCTGATAAAGttctgaaaatacaaaagaacCATGGAGAGGGGAAACATCTCCtgagactcacacacagaagCTGCTCTGTGGGAATAGACTCACGGCCGAACAAACAACGCGTTTTGACTTCATATCTTGCTTTACGCGCAAAACTGGAGAGACTGAGGTAACCTCTGTGCTTTCTCTTGTTCGATTGACTGCAAACGCTGCCATCGCCGGGAAACATTAGTATCATTTTATTAGTAAATCTCTACAAATATTGcacagtacatttatttagctttatCAAAACCTCTCCGTGGTCGCTGTTCAGATGAGACTCCTAATTATACAAGCGTCTCCAAACGAGGACGCACGGAGAACGAACAGGGATTATTTTCTCTCGCCTGGTCTCCTGTATTCAGTGTCGCTTCgttttaaatgacacaaaattACAGCCTTAAAATAATACTATCTTAAAAAccgtaaaagaaaaaaaagcattaaactTCGTGAGCTATAGGCTAGAAGTTTTAGTTTTCGGGCTTTGTTTATACTTTGGAAAGGTTGGTTCACAGCAGTCAGCGTTTCGAAAAGTACCTCTGTTCTTTGGTGGTTAAACACTGCTCTACATAGTGGCAGATCTCTTATTAATTGAAAGCAGTGGTCCGTGTCTTGACGCATTGCCCAGGACTGTTTTGTATGCTTAAAATGGACTTTGCTGAGCTACCGTGGAGGATGCAAGGGAGCTATCGTTCGGACACTGATCAGGGACCAAACGAAAGAAACTGAGgtaaatattattcaaattCTATTTTTACTATAATCACAAatagttttataaatgtaacacatttttaattgtgcACAAACCATTTATGTTGATATATTGAAACAGTAATGAGAACCCCTAAAAgtgacatacatttttaaatacgttttatttagtcggcaaacatatttttttgtctaTAAGGACTATTTGAAAGCTAATCCCAGCATGGCCTTGGTTCCGGAGAACGGCTGCTCGCTGGAGTTGAGCGGCTGGAACAGCAGCACGAGCAGTGCCGGTGCCTCCGTGCCCTGCAACCAGAGCATCCTGAAGCTCGCCCCTTACTCCCCTGAAGCCACAGCGGTATTCGCCACAGCCATCACCCTAATGGTCGTCTTCACTATCGTGGGGAACATCATGGTCATCATCGCGGTGCTGACAAGCCGATCCCTCCGAGGACCCCAGAATCTGTTCTTAGTGTCACTGGCTGCTGCAGACATTTTAGTGGCTACACTTATCATTCCATTTTCTCTGGCCAATGAACTGCTTGGCTACTGGTACTTCAAGTCTCTGTGGTGTGAGATCTACCTGGCACTGGATGTGCTTTTCTGCACCTCCTCCATTGTGCACCTATGTGCCATCTCCCTGGACCGCTACCTGTCCATCTCCAGGGTCACATACGGGCGCCAGCGCACTCCCAAGCGCATCAAAGCTGCTATTGTGGTGGTGTGGCTCATCTCTGCCATaatctccttccctcccttgCTCTCACTGAACAAACGTGAGGCAGGGGAGGAGGGGACTGAGAGAGGACCCCAGTGCCAGCTGAATGATGAGCGCTGGTACATCCTTTACTCCACCATTGGCTCCTTCTTTGCTCCATGCCTCATCATGATCCTGGTCTACATAAGAATCTACCAAATTGCCAAACAGAGAACACGTTGCCCCCCAGGAGAGCCCAGGAAGGATGGGGTCGGCTGTGCAACACCAAGTCAGACTCCACGACATGTCCAGGCCAATGGGAAGGATGATGAGGAAAGCACACCGCCGTCATCCAACAAAACCTCTCGTGCCAGACCCCCCACCCTCGCCATCACCCCGTCCCCTTCCTCAGGAGACACTCAAACCTCCCCCAATCCCACTTCCAATAATCTCCTGCAACCTCCATCACCTTCTCTAGCCATGACCCCTGTCACAACCTCCCTTGAGACCTCTCCTCGTGGCCCCTTAACTCCCAGCTCTGTGCCCCTGTCTGCCCCTGCCAACACTAAAGAGAAGGGGAAGAAGGGCAAGAAGCAGGGTGGGAAAAAAGCTGACAATAACAATGGTGACAGCTCAAGCACAGAGAGCGACATGGAGCACAGCCATGGAGGAGGCCGAGGCAGCGCCAGCATGCCAGGGTCCCCTGCAGGAGGGGGGTTCCACTCCCCGGCCACAGTCAAGCGCTACCAGGATATGATGGCAACTTCAAAGGGGGCTCGGCTGGTGCCGCGGAGGAAGTCAAAGACAGAGAACAACCCTGGAGCAGCGAGGCGCAAAGCCATGGTCAACAGAGAGAAACGCTTCACCTTTGTTTTGGCGGTGGTCATAGGTGTCTTTGTGGTGTGCTGgttccccttcttcttctcctacTCACTGCAGGCAGTGTGCCCAGAGACATGTGCCATCCCTGATCCACtcttcacatttttcttctgGATCGGTTACTGCAACTCCTCACTTAATCCAGTTATATATACCATCTTCAACAAAGACTTCAGAAAGGCCTTCAAAAAGATATTGTGCAGTACCACCAAGGGTACATTCTTTTAGCATACAAATGTACAGCTGTAAAGGACCTACACACAAAAAATGTTACTTCTGAGGCATCacaaatcaatcattttaattttttcagAACACTCAAAgggctgtttaaaaaaaactatgtgTGGAAATCCCAGCGTAGGAATCAGAACTGAGAGCCACACTTTTACAGCCACAGTGTGTGCAAACAGGCAACTTGGACTGTGAAATCCCAGCTTGAAGCAGACATGCACAGATATTTCATGGTGTGAGCTGAACACAGGACAGGAAACCGAGGCAGCACTAGATACTTAACTGCTTCGCACTTCAGTATTGTTGATAAGATTTTGATTAAAACGTTTAATCTCCAGATCACATTGAATAATGGAGTACACTGGGACACAGGGTGGTGCAGAATAAGAAATGTACACACTCTCTATAAAACTGTCAGAGGGAAGCATGAAACCCGTTGAGAATGAACTCCTGAATGAGAATATAGACAGtttaatgtgtaatatatatgGTTTTGTCGTTATTAAATACTCCAGGTCTAATGgagcaagaaaacaaatataaagaagGAAAAGTGACCTTTGAGGCTATGAGCCTCAGGCCATTTATTTATCAATACTGAGCACAAGGAGCACACAAGGTTAGTGGTGATTTCTTACGTCTGTAGTCTTAATTTGTCCAGCTGCAAGGCAAACATGTGTTTTCTCGATTTTTATCTAAAGGCGCAAGAAGAGAAGGTTTCTGACGACTTCAGATGTGATAGCACAGACAATGACTCCCTTTCAAACTGATCTTGTGGGTTTTCATGAGGAAAGCCTGCACATCAGACACCTAGCTCTTTGCTTGGTGTGGGTCCTGATGGACACTCAGGTTGTTAGTAATGACACTCTTGGCTTTCCCCTCTCATGAcctgcagaacaaaataaagtgtAGGGGATTTTTCAAGAAAAACATGTGTAAGTTATTGAGATGTAAAGTAGGGCAGTTTGACCCTCCCCTTCACTTGTTGTTTCCTGCTTTTGAACTTGACCTGGGCTATCACAACAATGGACTGGATAAAGCAATTCTTCTAATGAACACAGTTTTTGGATTTATGAGATACAATCAAACCGCTTTTAGCTTTTAAAAGTGCttcagacatttttcaaagtaTCTAATGGGAGGTGCCTCTGGTGAAGAATTAGATTCCTATTAATGAtcattattttcagaaaacCTGATTAAGCAGGGAGAGATTTACATTCACTGTAAAGGACATAAAGTGTTATTATGTATGTGTAATGTAACCACTAATCACGCCTACATGGTTTATTCTGAGAACCATATGGCTGAGCCACTCTTTACAAACGCCTCTGGCACATCAGCTGCAGTGGACCTCTACATGGCACATTTGGGTTATAGCTGAGAGGCAAGAGCATGAATGggccatttatttttttctcaccaTGAGACTTAAGCTCTGTCAGctttcatgatttaaaaaaagaaaagaaaaatgtatctgTGACTGTGAATAACACACAGGCTTATTGACTCAATGGGACAAGGGCTGTCAGCAGCAACACTTCAATTTACTGATTGTCTAATACTGCTGACCTGTATGAatttgtggttgtgtgtgtgtgtgtgtgtgtgtgtgcatgcgcgcgtgatcatgtttttgttttttttctgtagagagTGGCTGCCTCTTCTGGCTGCTGCAGGTCTACTGTAATATTAGTAAAAATAGAGACCAGATGTCCTGGTGCCGCCATCACTTTGTGAATGTTTCTACTTGACTTGATTGACAGATCAGTAGTACTTAGCCATGTTGAGAAAGTCTTATCGAACTGAGAGTCAGTGTTTATCAGTGATATTGAGTACATGGCTTTTAGTGATCACTCCCAAGGGACCAAAGAGCCTTATAGGTCACCAGCCTGACTATGTGATATCCGGCTCTGTGTtgctttaataaagtatttctttatAATATGTTTATGTGAAGGGGcacaaagatttaagaaactgtataatttatttcaaactattttgtgttttctgtctgttacCTATTTATTGTTCCATTactgtgcttttattctgaaagtcaAGTGAAGCTGCTATCAAAAAGCAAGAACACTGTACAGATGTTAAATATCACAAATAAGGACTTGCCTTTCTGCTCTTACTTTGTGGGGATTGAGCTATATTTCAGTTTGGggtgtatgtatttgtgttgaaTTGAAGGAAGTTGAACTTCGAGTTATGTGCATAATGCAGAATCTACAATGCAATGTTTGTCATTGTTTCATGTAGTGATAGTAAAAGGTTCAAGCAAAGATACAAGCAAACTCATGAATGTACAATTAATCATGCATACTGCAGCAGGAAAATCTCttttaaaagtattcattaaaaagtgattgaaaatgaaaatatcaaTAGCACCCTTAGACATTTTCCACTTGATGATTTGCAAACTTTGTGCCGGACATTAATGCTAAAATCCATACCACACCGCTGCTTTGAGATCCAAATatctaataaaacaaaatggtgGCGAGTGAGAGCTCCGTGCACTTATACAACTGTTCCCTGCCTTCATCTGAAACGCTTAGTTTCTCTCCAGAAATACGACAACTATAGCAACccttttgtaataaaaatagGCACAGAAGCCATGAATTCATGGTCGTTTCCAATAAATATGAGTTTCAATGCTGCTCAGACTTCCAACCATGGCTTTATGTGGTGAAACTTCTGCTTTGTTTAACTTACAAAAGTATGAATTATTGCTTAAAGGTGACAGATGCAGTCATCTCCATCATGATCACCATCTTTCCCCTGAAACCGCCTGTATTGTCTCTTATTGTGTTTGGATCAAATAACATGGTCTGAGCTTTACAATCCTCTATCCCCCATCTGTCATCATCCCTCTCCAGTTTGGAAATAAAGCTACTTAAAAAAGCACGAGTAAttccctgtttttattttatttcatataccTTCACATGATACAACCCTAGGGACGAGGGTTATGTTTCAGGAACAAAATGACTAATTAGTTGTTTCATAATGGTAGTTTTCACAGAATGCGTTTTTCTTGCATTCATGTTGAACTGAGAAGCAATTCCCAGCCATGATGATAAAGCCCTGAACAGCTACATAAGTTCAGGAAGTAGTGCTTAACATTTTGGGCTGATGGCAGTTCAAGATGTCATTGGAAAATCTCCTGTCTCAGTGGGACATGAGAAGTAGGCTGCAGCAGTGATGTAGCTCTCTgccaacaaacacagaggaagtcTTTAAGGACTTGGAGCATGTTGCCAAATATCACATAtgcaagcacacaaacaaacacacacattatttgtgtcattatGCACCAATtgtcacatactgtattcaAGTCATGAAACAggctcaacacacacatacgctcacacacacttgtagtGACAGCTTGTTCTATTTGAGGTCAGCAAGCCTACGGCGAATTGTAATTGATTTATGCTCGATGGGTGGTTTGGGGATTTCTAAGCACTGAATCTAGCCTTGCTGGCCTGCTTTTCCTTCACCCACATATATTTCCACTCGTTGAAGAGACACACAACTGAGAGTAACCTTCTCACAGGTTGATTTCCATATTCATGGCTGTTCTGTAAGGTACAAGAGGAGGTGAACAGATAACTAATCATAGCCAAGCATAGAGAGCCGTGATGTGTATGTTTCCAGTGTTGTATATCCAGGCAGACACAGTGTCCCTAAGCTGCTTATTCTCTAGCCTCAGCTGGAATATAAAGCAGGCCTGATTGGTGGCAGTGGACCCTCCGGAGAGTGGATGGAGAGCGTCCAACTAacataaaaaacagaacattctCATTAGCCTCTTATTCCAACGTGATAGTAGCCTTGAGGAGAAGGAAAATGTTTGTGCAAGCTCCTGTAGGAGGGGGGATTACccacaaataaagaaacaaagacacattcaatctcattttgaaaaatgatgatGGATATAGCATTCCACGGTAtgaatatgtatgtttttggaTGGCATTCCAACGCAGATTTTCCTTTATCAATGTTCTGCACGTTATAACGACAGAAGGATTTCCTAACACTGTAATGTGGCTCCTGAAAATACCCAAGAGACAGGATGAATTATGAGGCACGgagcacacacacgctctctcaCTATTGAAGGTGGAGGCATTAAAATGAACTTTCTCTTTGTGAAATCTGTGATAAAAACGCAATTTTTAGGGGGCACAGGCAATTATGATTAGAATCGCTGTAGGAGTCTGTGGCTGTTTAACAGAGTGGTATTCAatagtggagtgtgtgtgtgtgtgtgtgtgtgtgtgtgtgtgtgtgtgtgtgtgtgtgtgtgtgtgtgtgtgtgtgtgtgtgtgtgtgtgttgcatttctttctttgtgagGATCAAACAAAGCTGTAACCCTTGAAAGtgagaaaacaaatgcattttcttcAAAGACTTAGTTAAAGGGGTTTTAGATTTGGCATGTATTTGTCAATTGTTGATTGGATCTGCTTTTGCTGTTTAACTTTTATTCTGGCAAAACCTGCTTTTATTGGGGTCAGAAAATTTCAAAATTAACACAGATTTTCACAATGACAACATCATGTAAATATTACATAATCCGTCCTGACCACATTttagctagttcatttaaatgtacaaactGAACATATTATTATGCTGCCTATGTAGCATGTAGCATGTTATTGGatatttatattattcattgttgtatttatttcagacCAACAGCAGTCTGATTTCTCAAGAAAATATTCTTGTGTGACTCACCATTGAATTAGGAATGAGCCTCATTTCAGCTTTCCCTGTGGACACAATTACTTTCATGTTTTTCACAGGTATAAACACTGATTCATTATTGTGCCTCCTGGTGTTGATAAAGAAAAGAATGAAGAGGCCAAATTGTCCCATTATTATCATTGGCAGCATCAGGCTCTGGTGTTCTAACTCTATTAGTGCTATATTACCTATAAAAATCGAAGCCTAGCCAGAATTATGATGAGAATCCAAATTAAGCTGAATCATCTGATTGAAAAGTATGTGCTCAGGCTATGAAATAGACATACAAAATCTGCAAATGATGTGTTGACGGATCAACGCACAATAAAATAGTTTACTGGTGCAGTTGTGTGTGACTTCCAAGCAAGGTTTCTGAATGTGAAGAGGGGAGAAAGACTGTGTCTTTTTTTAGCCTGGCCAACAAGTAAAGGTCACAAAGTTCATTTTGACACACAGTGATGCACGTATGCAGATACCCTCACACATGCGCAGACACTCTgagggaaaacacaaataaacacacaacaggaaaaaaacTCCAGTCCATAAATAGAGCAACAGACACTAAACTGAACAAACAGTTACACATCATGagtgtcagcacacacacagccgtcaaactgtgttgattgtgtctaacatataACGTATacccctttttttctacgctcttatctttttatgttcttgtttatatttgcactgtgggactgccagaaacgaTATTTCAagtttctgtatgtataacacgtgtggaaactttgacaataaagtggactttgactttgactgatGTACCATACGTTTTCACAAATGCTGCTACTTGggagcacacatacacacacttaccaaTGCAGacagatacaaaacaaaaaggaaaataagatTAAAGATGATTCCCCTCCCTGTCCTTATTAGCTCCAGCAGTAGCTCCCTAATTCATTTATGGATCCACAGCAATCAGTTAAACAACAATCTTGTTTCCAACTTTTTACTCAGACCTATTTAAAGTGTGCTGGGTGTGTATATGAGGATGTGACTGACTGAATGAGCAGAgaaggaaatgaaaatgtaaaaagaagcATGTTTATTGACCGTCgctcctgggagagggatcccttcTCAGTGACTCTTCCTGAAGGtttccatcattttttaaattatagtttttGAGAGGGTTTGGGATTGCACATTTC of the Eleginops maclovinus isolate JMC-PN-2008 ecotype Puerto Natales chromosome 12, JC_Emac_rtc_rv5, whole genome shotgun sequence genome contains:
- the adra2b gene encoding alpha-2B adrenergic receptor codes for the protein MALVPENGCSLELSGWNSSTSSAGASVPCNQSILKLAPYSPEATAVFATAITLMVVFTIVGNIMVIIAVLTSRSLRGPQNLFLVSLAAADILVATLIIPFSLANELLGYWYFKSLWCEIYLALDVLFCTSSIVHLCAISLDRYLSISRVTYGRQRTPKRIKAAIVVVWLISAIISFPPLLSLNKREAGEEGTERGPQCQLNDERWYILYSTIGSFFAPCLIMILVYIRIYQIAKQRTRCPPGEPRKDGVGCATPSQTPRHVQANGKDDEESTPPSSNKTSRARPPTLAITPSPSSGDTQTSPNPTSNNLLQPPSPSLAMTPVTTSLETSPRGPLTPSSVPLSAPANTKEKGKKGKKQGGKKADNNNGDSSSTESDMEHSHGGGRGSASMPGSPAGGGFHSPATVKRYQDMMATSKGARLVPRRKSKTENNPGAARRKAMVNREKRFTFVLAVVIGVFVVCWFPFFFSYSLQAVCPETCAIPDPLFTFFFWIGYCNSSLNPVIYTIFNKDFRKAFKKILCSTTKGTFF